A single window of Anaerocolumna chitinilytica DNA harbors:
- a CDS encoding nucleoside phosphorylase translates to MEEKQAHIRLSRQESARYALLPGDPGRIDSIKEYLSDVKELAYNREMRSISGYYKGIKVLAVSTGMGGASTGITVEELHNIGVEYMIRIGSCGALEPSIQLGDLILVNGAVRDEGASKAYIEAIYPAIPDTRLLMATIQAAEELKCRFHIGRARSHDSFYTDREEEIDTYWSKRGILGADMETAALFTIGALRGVKCASILNTVVEYEEDLTKNINDYVDGESVVKQGEVHEIITALEAFVIENKNNGGRDNE, encoded by the coding sequence ATGGAAGAAAAACAGGCGCACATCAGATTGTCGAGACAGGAAAGTGCCAGGTATGCTTTATTACCCGGAGACCCCGGAAGGATTGACTCAATCAAAGAATATCTATCCGATGTGAAGGAACTTGCATATAACCGCGAAATGAGAAGTATCAGTGGTTATTATAAAGGAATTAAAGTACTAGCCGTGTCCACCGGAATGGGAGGAGCGTCAACTGGTATCACAGTAGAGGAACTTCATAATATTGGTGTGGAATATATGATACGGATTGGAAGCTGCGGAGCACTGGAGCCATCCATCCAACTGGGGGATTTGATACTGGTCAATGGGGCGGTTCGTGATGAGGGGGCATCGAAGGCTTATATAGAGGCAATTTATCCTGCTATCCCTGATACAAGACTATTAATGGCTACAATTCAAGCGGCCGAGGAACTGAAATGCCGATTCCACATTGGAAGGGCAAGAAGCCATGACAGTTTTTACACAGACCGCGAAGAAGAGATTGATACCTATTGGTCAAAACGCGGTATCTTAGGAGCAGATATGGAGACGGCTGCACTATTTACCATTGGAGCTCTCAGAGGAGTCAAATGTGCTTCGATTTTGAATACTGTCGTTGAATACGAAGAGGATCTGACAAAAAACATCAATGACTATGTGGATGGAGAATCAGTAGTAAAACAAGGTGAGGTGCATGAAATTATCACGGCACTGGAAGCCTTTGTGATAGAAAATAAAAATAATGGAGGTAGGGACAATGAGTAA
- a CDS encoding energy-coupling factor ABC transporter ATP-binding protein, translating to MVKIVIENLKYKYPATEHLALDGISCSIEEGEFIGIIGKNESGKSTLCQAIAGLVPNFYKGAYGGKVLIDDLEVKNEEISDLCKKVGTVFQNPFNQVTGSKLTVCEEIAFGLENLGVPKSEMIKRIDEAMELLDIKSLGDRYPFDLSGGQMQRMAIASIIAMKPEVIVLDEPTSQLDPQGREEVYQAVQKLSKSGITVIMVDHNMEKIAAYSDRVLLLHEGKQIAFDTPQKIFSRDDLEYYGVESPVFTKICRGLGITNKQTGCYPVTLDEAEDFIKKVEGEK from the coding sequence ATGGTTAAAATAGTGATAGAAAATCTGAAATACAAATACCCGGCTACCGAACATCTGGCCTTGGATGGAATCTCTTGTTCCATTGAGGAGGGCGAATTTATAGGGATTATAGGCAAGAACGAATCGGGTAAGAGCACACTTTGCCAAGCAATTGCAGGTTTGGTACCAAACTTTTATAAAGGGGCATATGGCGGGAAGGTTCTGATTGATGACCTGGAAGTTAAGAATGAAGAAATCAGTGACCTATGTAAAAAGGTGGGAACTGTATTTCAAAACCCTTTTAATCAGGTTACCGGATCAAAATTAACAGTTTGTGAAGAAATAGCCTTCGGCTTAGAGAATTTAGGAGTGCCAAAATCCGAAATGATAAAACGAATCGATGAAGCCATGGAACTATTAGATATCAAAAGCTTAGGGGATCGGTATCCTTTTGATTTATCCGGAGGTCAGATGCAACGTATGGCTATTGCCAGCATTATTGCAATGAAGCCGGAGGTTATCGTTTTGGATGAACCAACTTCCCAACTTGACCCACAAGGTAGAGAAGAAGTATATCAGGCGGTTCAGAAGCTGAGTAAAAGCGGTATTACTGTTATTATGGTGGATCATAATATGGAGAAAATTGCTGCTTACAGTGACCGCGTCCTATTGTTGCATGAAGGAAAGCAAATCGCATTTGATACTCCTCAGAAGATTTTCTCAAGAGATGACTTGGAGTATTATGGTGTAGAATCACCGGTATTTACAAAAATATGCCGAGGATTAGGCATCACAAATAAACAGACGGGTTGCTATCCGGTGACCTTAGATGAAGCCGAGGATTTTATCAAAAAAGTAGAGGGGGAGAAATAA
- a CDS encoding ArsR/SmtB family transcription factor, whose protein sequence is MDDKAMLNQFAACRKLLSALGDETRQMIITVLASADCKEGMRVGEITERTHLSRPAVSHHLKILLDTEVIGLRRQATMNFYYLELGGAWGELVTLVNHIEELRKICECEEE, encoded by the coding sequence ATGGATGACAAAGCAATGCTAAACCAATTTGCCGCTTGTCGCAAGCTATTGAGTGCACTTGGCGATGAAACGCGGCAGATGATAATCACTGTACTCGCCAGCGCTGACTGCAAAGAGGGTATGCGCGTGGGGGAGATAACCGAAAGGACGCACCTATCCCGCCCTGCCGTGTCGCATCACCTTAAAATTCTGCTTGATACTGAAGTGATTGGGCTGCGCCGACAAGCCACGATGAACTTTTATTATCTAGAACTCGGCGGGGCTTGGGGGGAACTTGTAACTCTTGTGAACCATATTGAGGAACTCCGAAAAATTTGTGAATGCGAGGAAGAATAA
- a CDS encoding energy-coupling factor transporter transmembrane component T family protein, with protein MKSISLYREKNSILNKLAPESKILYIIIALLLPVITGSRIVSVVFILCSLCLLLASKVIKHTLPILGLSGFVLVTVVIIQGLFRAGNVTPLVHVGPLVFYKEGLLFALSIVINVLNILLSFCVLILTTKPSDMVENLIRKGFSPRFGYVLLSVFQIIPQMTETMATITDAQRSRGMETEGSLFVRMKAFIPLISPVVMSSLINTKERALALEVRGFNAKNKKTFYNDEKKSGMDKIIQIAMLLLLLLGIGWRIVVWLK; from the coding sequence ATGAAAAGTATCAGCTTATATAGGGAAAAGAATTCAATATTAAATAAACTGGCACCGGAAAGTAAGATATTATATATCATAATTGCATTATTACTACCTGTAATTACAGGCAGTAGAATCGTAAGCGTGGTATTTATTCTATGCAGCCTCTGCCTTCTGCTAGCTTCGAAAGTCATAAAGCATACGCTGCCGATACTGGGATTATCCGGCTTTGTATTAGTAACCGTTGTCATTATTCAAGGGTTGTTCAGGGCAGGTAATGTAACACCATTGGTTCATGTTGGCCCCTTGGTATTTTATAAAGAAGGCTTATTGTTTGCGTTAAGCATCGTAATTAATGTGTTAAACATATTACTTAGCTTTTGTGTCCTGATTTTAACCACCAAGCCCTCGGATATGGTTGAGAACTTAATTCGTAAAGGCTTCTCACCAAGATTCGGATATGTCTTGTTATCTGTATTTCAAATCATTCCGCAGATGACGGAAACGATGGCTACGATTACGGATGCCCAGCGAAGCAGAGGAATGGAGACGGAAGGCAGCCTGTTTGTAAGAATGAAAGCATTTATACCATTGATATCCCCGGTTGTCATGAGTTCTTTGATTAATACGAAGGAGCGGGCACTAGCACTGGAGGTTCGAGGCTTTAATGCTAAGAATAAGAAGACATTTTATAATGATGAGAAGAAATCGGGAATGGATAAAATAATACAGATTGCAATGCTTTTGCTATTGCTGCTTGGTATTGGCTGGAGGATTGTGGTATGGTTAAAATAG
- a CDS encoding ECF transporter S component, with translation MSKKGKNLWSLKFNTATLVLIPAAIGINYLGKLFAGVLKLPLWLDSIGTCLAAVLAGPIAGAIVGAVNNIIYGLTMDPVSTIYALTNIAIGVVVGVMAYNGYMKNILAALLTAILTGLAAVVVSTPLNVIFWGGQTGNVWGDALYATAIANHFPVFIASFFDEIVVDLPDKIAVILIVFAISKGLPKSLIALYQTSDKVESLDDK, from the coding sequence ATGAGTAAAAAAGGGAAAAATCTATGGTCACTGAAATTTAACACAGCAACATTGGTATTGATTCCGGCAGCAATTGGTATTAACTATCTTGGTAAATTATTTGCAGGAGTATTAAAACTTCCACTGTGGCTGGATTCCATCGGTACCTGTCTGGCTGCTGTTCTTGCCGGTCCCATCGCCGGAGCAATCGTTGGCGCAGTAAATAATATTATCTACGGTTTGACTATGGATCCGGTGTCGACAATTTATGCATTGACCAATATAGCAATCGGTGTGGTAGTTGGTGTTATGGCATATAACGGGTATATGAAGAATATATTAGCGGCATTATTGACAGCAATTCTGACCGGACTTGCAGCAGTTGTCGTATCAACTCCTTTGAATGTTATCTTCTGGGGCGGACAGACCGGTAATGTATGGGGAGATGCTCTTTATGCAACTGCAATAGCAAATCATTTTCCTGTATTTATTGCATCTTTCTTTGATGAGATTGTTGTGGATTTACCGGATAAAATTGCTGTAATTTTAATCGTTTTTGCAATCAGCAAAGGTTTACCTAAGAGTTTGATCGCACTCTATCAGACAAGCGATAAGGTAGAAAGCCTGGATGATAAATAA
- a CDS encoding aldo/keto reductase: protein MQYRVDPKSGNKLSVLGFGCMRFPRGISIDFAKSEKLVLDAIERGVNYFDTAYVYGGSEDTLGEILYKNNVREKIFLATKLPHGKCKTYEDFDRLFNEQLRRLKTDYIDYYLIHNLPDMAAWNAVSAVGLEKWLAKKKTSGQIRHVGFSFHGTQAAFLELLDVYPWEFCQIQYNYMNETYQAGRLGLQKAHEKGLPVIIMEPLLGGRLASGVPKKAVKLFGEANPDITPAAWAMKWLWNQPEVTVVLSGMNASEQLDDNISTAENAFADSLADSELAVFRKVKAVFEESYKVPCTGCNYCMPCPKNVNIPGCFAAYNASYANGFVTGMTQYLTSTDALHSSGGKRVTNCVKCGACVKKCPQHINIPLELGNVKKKLEPFWFGAVLKIAEQMAGGKQ, encoded by the coding sequence ATGCAATACCGTGTTGACCCGAAATCGGGTAATAAACTGTCAGTGTTGGGCTTTGGTTGTATGCGTTTCCCTCGAGGAATCAGCATTGACTTTGCTAAAAGCGAAAAGCTGGTGCTTGATGCTATTGAAAGAGGAGTAAATTATTTCGACACCGCTTATGTTTACGGTGGAAGCGAGGACACGCTCGGAGAAATTTTGTACAAAAATAATGTGCGCGAGAAGATTTTTCTTGCGACAAAATTACCCCATGGCAAATGCAAAACCTATGAAGACTTCGACCGTTTGTTCAACGAACAGCTCAGAAGACTGAAAACGGACTATATCGACTATTATCTGATTCATAATCTACCCGATATGGCGGCTTGGAACGCTGTGTCGGCAGTCGGCTTGGAGAAATGGCTCGCCAAAAAGAAGACAAGCGGACAAATTCGTCACGTCGGGTTTTCCTTTCACGGCACACAAGCGGCGTTTTTGGAGCTGCTTGACGTGTACCCTTGGGAGTTTTGCCAGATCCAGTATAACTATATGAACGAGACCTATCAGGCAGGCCGGCTTGGATTGCAAAAGGCTCATGAAAAAGGCTTGCCTGTGATTATTATGGAGCCTTTGTTGGGAGGCCGGCTTGCAAGTGGTGTCCCGAAAAAGGCTGTGAAGCTGTTTGGCGAGGCAAATCCTGACATTACACCTGCCGCCTGGGCTATGAAGTGGCTGTGGAATCAGCCGGAGGTGACGGTAGTGCTGTCGGGAATGAATGCTTCCGAGCAGCTTGATGATAATATCAGCACCGCCGAAAATGCGTTTGCCGACTCGCTTGCGGATAGCGAGCTCGCAGTATTTCGCAAAGTCAAAGCAGTGTTCGAGGAGAGCTACAAAGTGCCTTGTACGGGTTGCAACTATTGTATGCCCTGCCCGAAAAACGTCAATATCCCCGGATGCTTTGCGGCATACAATGCAAGCTATGCAAACGGCTTTGTCACGGGGATGACACAGTATCTCACAAGCACGGATGCCCTTCATTCATCGGGCGGTAAGCGGGTTACAAACTGCGTAAAATGCGGTGCTTGCGTGAAAAAATGTCCGCAGCATATAAACATTCCATTAGAACTAGGCAACGTGAAGAAGAAACTAGAACCCTTTTGGTTCGGTGCGGTGCTGAAAATTGCAGAACAGATGGCAGGAGGAAAACAATGA
- a CDS encoding energy-coupling factor ABC transporter ATP-binding protein, whose protein sequence is MDQNPILKIKDLSFSYQKGEEILKGLNFELDERSTAIIGQNGAGKTTLVKLLKGLLRPTSGSIDFEGKDITAMTVAQLAKHIGMVFQNPNDQIFKNRVLDEVMFGPLKIGMDETKAKQKAMESLEQVGLLELADENPYDLGLSSRKLVAIASILAMDTKVIILDEPTIAQDYHGKELIKTVIRKLRAEGKTVITIIHDMDFVADTFERAIVVAHGTILIDGTTREVFAKEDILRQANLEQPNVTKLCRSLGYDEIFLTTDEFIGYQKEKLKA, encoded by the coding sequence ATGGATCAAAACCCAATACTGAAAATAAAGGATTTGTCTTTTTCCTATCAGAAGGGAGAGGAGATTCTGAAGGGACTCAATTTTGAGCTGGATGAACGTTCCACTGCAATCATTGGCCAGAACGGTGCCGGTAAAACAACTCTTGTAAAGCTACTAAAAGGTCTGCTCCGACCGACAAGTGGCTCCATAGATTTTGAAGGTAAAGATATAACAGCAATGACAGTAGCGCAATTGGCAAAACATATTGGTATGGTCTTTCAAAATCCAAACGATCAGATTTTTAAAAATCGTGTATTGGATGAAGTTATGTTTGGTCCTTTAAAGATTGGTATGGACGAGACGAAAGCGAAACAAAAAGCAATGGAGTCTCTTGAACAGGTAGGGTTATTGGAGTTAGCTGATGAAAATCCATATGATTTAGGACTGTCGAGCAGAAAGCTGGTGGCAATCGCCTCCATTCTGGCGATGGATACGAAGGTAATTATATTGGATGAGCCAACAATCGCTCAGGATTATCATGGAAAAGAATTGATTAAAACCGTCATTCGTAAGCTGCGCGCTGAAGGAAAGACCGTTATAACAATAATTCATGACATGGATTTTGTGGCAGATACATTTGAACGAGCTATAGTTGTTGCTCATGGAACGATTCTTATAGATGGTACAACAAGAGAGGTATTTGCGAAGGAAGATATATTAAGGCAGGCTAATTTGGAGCAGCCAAATGTCACTAAGCTGTGTAGAAGTTTAGGCTATGATGAGATTTTTCTGACAACGGATGAATTTATAGGGTATCAGAAAGAGAAACTCAAGGCGTAG
- a CDS encoding EFR1 family ferrodoxin (N-terminal region resembles flavodoxins. C-terminal ferrodoxin region binds two 4Fe-4S clusters.): MTIFYFTSTGNCLAVAKKIGNGNTKLISIPQVVGKPDLAFADDVIGVVFPIYGFGLPKMVKKFLETAKLQGAYMFAIGTYGNLPGACMLNVQRFAEQHGYKFDYAESLLMVDNYLPGFNINDQVAKLPEKRVDENLARIIADIQNRKTLDATAGIGWRFMTAMIKRGENLLVNGKQGQRYEVNQNCNQCGTCSKVCPAGNITVSDKVIFADQCEGCLGCVHLCPKNAIHLRHEKNEVRWRNPDVSLKEMIAANNRK; this comes from the coding sequence ATGACTATTTTCTATTTTACATCCACAGGGAATTGCCTTGCCGTTGCAAAGAAAATCGGTAACGGTAACACGAAACTCATTTCCATTCCGCAAGTCGTTGGCAAACCAGACTTGGCTTTTGCAGATGATGTGATCGGTGTGGTCTTCCCAATTTACGGTTTTGGACTGCCGAAAATGGTGAAAAAGTTCCTTGAAACAGCAAAGCTTCAAGGAGCCTATATGTTCGCCATCGGTACCTACGGCAATCTTCCCGGCGCGTGTATGTTGAATGTCCAGAGATTCGCCGAGCAGCATGGTTACAAGTTTGACTATGCCGAAAGTCTGCTGATGGTTGACAATTATCTGCCGGGCTTTAATATAAATGACCAGGTTGCTAAGCTGCCGGAGAAACGCGTTGACGAAAATCTTGCACGAATCATAGCAGATATTCAAAACCGGAAAACGCTTGATGCTACGGCCGGAATCGGTTGGAGGTTCATGACTGCAATGATAAAACGTGGTGAAAATCTCTTAGTGAACGGCAAGCAGGGGCAGCGTTATGAAGTCAATCAAAATTGCAATCAGTGTGGCACCTGTTCAAAGGTCTGTCCTGCCGGAAATATTACCGTTTCTGATAAAGTGATATTTGCAGATCAATGTGAAGGCTGCCTGGGCTGTGTCCACCTTTGCCCAAAAAATGCGATCCATTTGAGACATGAAAAGAATGAAGTAAGATGGCGGAACCCTGATGTTTCCTTGAAAGAGATGATTGCTGCGAACAACAGAAAATAA